Proteins from one Saccharomyces eubayanus strain FM1318 chromosome XI, whole genome shotgun sequence genomic window:
- the JEN1 gene encoding monocarboxylate/H+ symporter — protein sequence MSSRTEDKISDEQQLPAARKLYYNSSTFAEPPLVDEAGNPINYEPEVYNPDHEKLYHNPSLPVTSIQDTRDDELLERVYSVDQEVEYEEDEADKPNLSFASMKSYALTRFTSLLHVHEVSLRNINPVPELRKMTLQNWNYFFMGYLAWLTAAWCFFCVSVSVAPLSELYNRPTKDITWGLGLVLFVRSAGAVIFGLWTDKSSRKWPYITCLFLFVIAQLCTPWCDTYEKFLGVRWITGIAMGGIYGCASATAIEDAPVKARSFLSGLFFSAYAMGFIFAIIFYRAFGYFREDGWKILFWFSIFLPILLIFWRLLWPETKYFTKVLKARRLILSDAVKANGGEPLPKANFKQKMVSVKKTVQKYWLLFAYLVIMLVGPNYLTHASQDLLPTMLRAQLGLSKDAVTVIVVVTNIGAICGGMIFGQLMEVTGRRLGLLIACVMGGCFTYPAFMLRSEKAILGAGFMLYFCVFGVWGILPIHLAELAPADARALVAGLAYQLGNLASAAASTIETELAGKYPLEVDSSGTVIKEDYAKVMAILTGAVFIFTFGCVFVGHEKFHRDLSSPVMKKYIIQVEEYEADGVSISEIVEQKTEYGSVKMVDSTISKTFEEHIETV from the coding sequence ATGTCGTCAAGAACAGAAGATAAAATTTCCGATGAACAACAGCTGCCCGCTGCTAGAAAGCTATACTACAACTCAAGCACTTTTGCCGAGCCACCCCTGGTGGATGAAGCCGGCAACCCCATAAACTACGAGCCGGAGGTCTACAACCCGGACCACGAAAAGCTGTACCACAACCCATCGCTGCCCGTGACCTCTATTCAGGACACTAGAGATGACGAGTTACTAGAGAGAGTTTATAGTGTGGACCAAGAAGTGgaatatgaagaagacgaagcAGACAAACCGAATTTGAGTTTCGCATCCATGAAAAGTTATGCTTTGACAAGATTCACGTCTTTGCTGCACGTCCACGAGGTTTCTTTGAGAAATATCAACCCGGTCCCGGAATTGAGGAAGATGACGCTGCAAAATTGGAACTATTTTTTCATGGGGTATCTTGCTTGGTTGACGGCCGCCTGgtgtttcttttgtgttTCAGTGTCAGTAGCCCCGCTATCTGAACTGTATAATAGACCCACTAAGGACATTACCTGGGGGTTGGGGCTGGTTTTATTCGTTCGCTCAGCGGGCGCAGTTATATTTGGTTTATGGACAGACAAGTCTTCCAGAAAGTGGCCCTACATCACctgtttgtttttatttgtcATTGCACAGCTTTGTACTCCATGGTGTGACACTTACGAAAAATTCCTGGGCGTCAGGTGGATCACTGGTATTGCCATGGGTGGGATCTATGGGTGTGCTTCCGCAACGGCTATAGAAGATGCTCCAGTGAAAGCACGTTCTTTCCTATCAGGtctctttttctctgcATATGCTATGGGGTTTATCTTCGcaatcattttttatagAGCCTTTGGCTACTTCAGAGAAGATGGctggaaaattttgttCTGGTTTAGCATTTTCTTGCCAATTTTACTAATTTTCTGGAGATTGCTATGGccagaaacaaaatatttcaCCAAAGTCCTGAAGGCTCGTAGACTAATACTAAGTGACGCTGTGAAGGCCAACGGTGGGGAACCTCTGCCCAAGGccaatttcaaacaaaagatgGTGTCTGTGAAGAAAACTGTTCAAAAGTACTGGCTGTTGTTTGCCTATCTAGTCATTATGTTGGTCGGTCCAAATTACTTAACTCACGCTTCTCAAGATCTGCTGCCAACCATGTTGCGCGCTCAATTAGGACTATCTAAGGATGCAGTCACCGTTATTGTGGTCGTTACTAACATCGGTGCTATCTGTGGTGGTATGATATTTGGTCAATTAATGGAAGTCACGGGTAGAAGATTAGGCCTGTTGATTGCGTGTGTAATGGGAGGTTGTTTCACGTATCCTGCATTTATGTTAAGAAGCGAGAAAGCTATTTTGGGAGCTGGATTCATGCTATACTTTTGTGTTTTTGGTGTCTGGGGTATTCTACCCATCCACCTGGCTGAATTGGCTCCTGCCGACGCAAGGGCTTTAGTCGCTGGTTTAGCTTATCAATTGGGTAACCTGGCCTCTGCAGCAGCCTCTACAATTGAGACGGAATTAGCTGGAAAATATCCACTAGAAGTGGATTCCTCTGGTACTGTTATAAAGGAAGATTACGCTAAAGTTATGGCCATCTTAACTGGGGCcgttttcatcttcacttTTGGGTGTGTCTTTGTAGGGcatgaaaaattccatcGTGATCTATCTTCTCCAGTTATGAAGAAGTACATAATTCAAGTGGAAGAGTACGAAGCTGATGGTGTTTCAATTAGTGAGATTGTGGAGCAAAAAACAGAATACGGTTCTGTGAAAATGGTTGATTCTACTATCTCAAAGACATTTGAAGAACACATTGAAACCGTTTAA
- the URA1 gene encoding dihydroorotate dehydrogenase: MTASLTTKFLDNTYENPFMNASGVHCMTTPELDELANSKAGAFITKSATTLEREGNPKPRYISVPLGSINSMGLPNEGVDYYLSYVLNRQKKYPDAPAIFFSVAGMSIDENLGLLKKIQESEFNGITELNLSCPNVPGKPQVAYDFDLTKETLEKVFAFFNKPLGIKLPPYFDFAHFDIMAKILNEFPLAYVNSINSVGNGLFIDVEKESVVVKPKNGFGGIGGEYVKPTALANVRAFYTRLRPEIKIIGTGGIKSGKDAFEHLLCGASMLQIGTELQKEGVQIFERIERELKDIMEAKGYTSIDEFRGKLNSL, translated from the coding sequence ATGACGGCCAGCTTAACTACCAAGTTCTTAGACAATACTTATGAAAATCCATTTATGAACGCATCGGGTGTTCATTGTATGACTACCCCAGAACTGGATGAGTTAGCCAACTCTAAGGCAGGTGCTTTTATTACTAAGAGTGCTACAACTCTAGAAAGAGAAGGTAATCCCAAACCACGTTATATTTCCGTTCCTCTAGGTAGTATCAACTCTATGGGTTTACCAAATGAAGGTGTTGATTACTATTTGTCTTACGTACTAAACCGCCAAAAGAAGTATCCTGATGCACCCgcaatcttcttctctGTTGCTGGTATGAGTATCGATGAGAATCTAGgcttattgaaaaaaattcaagagaGTGAATTCAACGGAATTACAGAGCTAAACTTGTCATGTCCAAATGTTCCTGGTAAACCACAAGTTGCTTATGATTTTGACTTAACTAAGGAAACATTGGAAAAagtttttgctttctttaaTAAGCCTCTAGGTATTAAATTGCCCCcttattttgattttgctcattttgatattatggCCAAGATCTTAAATGAGTTCCCATTAGCCTATGTCAACTCTATCAACAGTGTAGGTAATGGTCTCTTTATCGATGTAGAAAAGGAGAGTGTAGTAGTAAAACCAAAGAATGGGTTCGGAGGTATTGGTGGTGAATACGTCAAGCCAACCGCACTTGCTAATGTTCGTGCGTTTTACACTCGTTTGAGACctgaaatcaaaatcattggtACTGGTGGTATTAAATCCGGTAAAGATGCATTTGAACATTTGCTATGTGGTGCTTCTATGCTACAAATTGGTACAGAATTGCAAAAAGAAGGTGTACAAATCTTTGAACGTATTGAAAGAGAATTGAAGGATATAATGGAAGCTAAGGGTTATACGTCGATAGACGAATTCCGTGGTAAGTTGAACAGTCTTTAA
- the YRA2 gene encoding Yra2p, protein MDKAFDEIIGDDHAEDSVDHKVTRYRRRDLRNELGPRLGFGSSDPAVRSGDNFYPQKEEPPLPKRIRMSKIPLDVSDYTLDDMIKEFGAPVFSKIFDNKEDRTCIYEFEDPEVMEKIVERYNGHELNGTKIEVEMYQPQRKHPRGNTNNRHRQPVQERSRGRSGSHYRQKPSRVSKKGKGRESNTPTSVEALDAELDAYMKG, encoded by the coding sequence ATGGACAAAGCGTTTGACGAAATTATTGGAGATGATCATGCGGAAGACTCAGTAGACCACAAGGTAACGAGGTACCGTAGGAGAGATTTGAGAAACGAATTGGGGCCCAGGCTGGGATTTGGGTCTTCCGATCCAGCGGTAAGGTCAGGGGACAACTTTTATCCACAAAAGGAAGAGCCACCTTTGCCCAAGAGAATCAGAATGTCCAAAATCCCATTGGACGTTTCCGATTACACTCTTGATGATATGATTAAGGAGTTTGGTGCCCCAGTATTTTCGAAGATTTTCGATAACAAAGAAGATCGTACATGCATTTACGAATTTGAGGATCCAGAAGTAATGGAAAAGATTGTCGAACGTTACAATGGGCATGAGTTGAATGGTACCAAAATCGAAGTAGAAATGTACCAACCTCAGAGGAAGCATCCGAGAGGTAACACAAACAACCGTCACAGACAGCCGGTCCAAGAACGTAGTAGAGGAAGATCGGGTAGCCATTATCGCCAAAAGCCTAGCAGAGTCTCTAAGAAGGGCAAGGGCCGCGAAAGTAACACACCTACTTCTGTTGAAGCTCTTGACGCTGAGTTAGACGCTTACATGAAAGGTTGA
- the DOA1 gene encoding Doa1p, whose translation MVYQLSATLKGXSQDVRDVVAVDDSKVASASRDGTVRMWSKDDQWHSTVVYSGQGFLNSVCYDYEKQVLLFGGKDTMINGVPLFATLGEDPLYTLIGHEGNVCSLECREGVVVSGSWDKTAKVWKDGSLVYNLQAHSASVWDAKVVSLTENKYLTASADKTIKLWQNGEVIKTFSGIHNDVVRHLALVDSGHFISCSNDGLIKLVEIRTGKVLKIFEGHESFVYCVKLLPNGDVVSCGEDRSVRIWSMENASLMQVITLPAVSVWSIDCMPNGDIVIGSSDNLVRIFSHDESRWASEEDIKELSKQVEESTISSETMQFDESKLSPFEILQSPGRKEGQVVVVKSPQGTIEAHQYSNSSWTKIGDVVGAGATGNDQKVEYEGKSYDYVFDVDIEDGKPPLKLPINANDNPYTAADNFLARYELPSSHRDLVVQFILKNTNGVSLDQGTGADDTPLAASSTSSTSTTTMKVFPVKEYLVMDNFNPDTIFNGIAKINASEKTFDDEILAQIGGALHDIDESWELLLSFANTIRSTWEIKTPAYDIVRLIVKKLPYSSDINDYIEEGLGNKNITLAMLTVRILVNCFKNENWGVKLLASEQVYKSIFETIDTEFSQASAKQSQNLAVAVATLIFNYSALVTRENSDPELLPIIADAMNTKYGPLEEYQESEEAAYRLSMAYGNLSTVEPTLRQFAKSVTWLANIRKSYGNVPRFKDLFDDLS comes from the coding sequence ATGGTATATCAATTGAGTGCGACGCTGAAAGGGMACAGCCAAGACGTCAGGGACGTGGTAGCTGTGGATGATTCGAAAGTAGCCAGTGCTTCGAGAGATGGGACGGTTCGGATGTGGTCAAAAGACGACCAATGGCACAGTACAGTGGTTTATTCAGGGCAGGGATTTTTAAACAGTGTGTGCTATGATTATGAGAAACAGGTCCTGCTCTTTGGTGGAAAGGACACCATGATCAACGGTGTGCCCTTATTTGCCACCTTAGGAGAGGATCCCTTGTATACATTGATCGGCCATGAGGGGAATGTTTGTAGTTTGGAATGCCGAGAAGGTGTTGTGGTAAGTGGCAGTTGGGACAAGACCGCCAAAGTTTGGAAAGACGGATCTTTAGTTTACAATTTACAAGCGCATAGTGCCTCTGTATGGGATGCCAAAGTGGTATCCCTTACAGAAAACAAGTACCTGACTGCCTCTGCAGATAAAACGATCAAACTGTGGCAAAATGGGGAAGTGATCAAGACATTCAGCGGAATCCATAATGATGTGGTGAGGCACTTGGCCCTGGTGGACAGTGGCCATTTCATTAGTTGTTCTAATGATGGTCTCATTAAATTGGTCGAGATCCGTACGGGCAAAGTGctaaaaatttttgaaggtCATGAaagttttgtttattgTGTGAAGCTGCTGCCTAATGGAGATGTAGTAAGTTGTGGTGAGGACCGGTCGGTTCGCATATGGTCCATGGAAAATGCATCATTAATGCAAGTCATTACGCTGCCTGCGGTCTCCGTTTGGTCTATAGACTGTATGCCTAATGGTGATATAGTAATAGGGAGTAGCGATAATCTCGTTAGAATATTCTCACATGATGAATCAAGGTGGGCATCAGAGGAAGACATAAAGGAGCTATCAAAACAGGTGGAAGAATCCACTATAAGTTCCGAGACAATGCAATTTGACGAGTCAAAATTATCGCCTTTTGAGATCTTGCAATCTCCGGGGCGTAAAGAGGGCCAAGTTGTGGTGGTCAAATCGCCTCAAGGCACGATAGAGGCTCATCAATACTCAAATAGCTCATGGACTAAGATTGGTGACGTTGTCGGAGCAGGTGCTACCGGAAACGACCAAAAGGTGGAATACGAGGGCAAGTCATACGACTATGTATTTGATGTGGATATCGAAGATGGGAAACCTCCTTTGAAATTGCCTATCAATGCTAACGATAATCCATACACAGCCGCTGATAATTTCTTGGCCCGCTATGAATTGCCATCGAGTCATAGAGATTTAGTGGTACAATTTATCTTGAAAAACACCAATGGTGTGTCACTAGATCAAGGAACCGGTGCCGATGATACACCCCTAGCCGCATCGTCAACATCATCGAcgtcaacaacaacaatgaaGGTGTTCCCCGTTAAAGAATACTTGGTTATGGACAACTTTAACCCAGATACTATTTTCAACGGAATCGCAAAGATAAACGCCAGTGAGAAGACGTTTGACGATGAAATTTTGGCACAAATAGGTGGTGCGCTACATGACATCGATGAAAGTTGGGAGCTGTTGCTATCGTTTGCCAATACAATAAGATCTACTTGGGAAATTAAAACCCCTGCGTACGACATAGTGCGGTTGATCGTTAAAAAATTGCCTTATTCGTCAGATATCAACGATTACATTGAAGAAGGCTTGGGTAACAAGAATATCACTCTAGCCATGCTAACTGTGCGTATCTTGGTAAATTGCTTCAAGAATGAAAACTGGGGGGTAAAGCTGTTAGCATCTGAGCAAGTTTATAAATCAATTTTCGAAACAATTGATACCGAATTCTCTCAAGCATCTGCTAAGCAATCCCAAAATTTGGCTGTTGCCGTAGCCACATTAATTTTCAATTACTCAGCTCTTGTGACAAGAGAGAACTCTGACCCGGAACTTTTGCCAATTATAGCCGACGCTATGAACACCAAGTATGGACCTTTAGAGGAGTATCAAGAATCCGAAGAAGCCGCATATAGACTTTCCATGGCATACGGTAATTTATCTACTGTCGAGCCTACGTTAAGACAATTTGCTAAATCGGTAACATGGCTTGCAAACATTAGAAAAAGCTATGGGAACGTGCCAAGATTCAAAGATCTGTTTGACGATTTATCCTGA
- the SAC1 gene encoding phosphatidylinositol-3-phosphatase SAC1 yields the protein MTGPLVYVQNADGIFFKTAEGKGSNDAVIHLANQDQIVRVLGAGEFPAQGEVVKIASLMGFIKLKLNRYAIIANTVEETGRLNGHVFYKILQHSVVPSKLNSRIDSEEAEYIKLLELHLKNSTFYFSYTYDLTNSLQRNEKIGPVSSWKTADERFFWNHYLTEDLRNFAVKDSRIDAFIQPVIYGYAKTVDSILNNTPIVLGLITRRSIFRAGTRYFRRGVDQEGNVGNFNETEQILLAENPESEKTHVFSFLQTRGSVPIYWAEINNLNYKPNLVLGENSLDATKKHFDQQKKLYGDNYLVNLVNQKGHELPVKEGYESAVHALDDPKIHYVYFDFHHECRKMQWHRVKLLIDHLEKLGLSNKDFFHKVIDSNGETIDIINEQHSVVRTNCMDCLDRTNVVQSVLAQWVLQKEFETASVIPAETTWEDSAPLLSSYQNLWADNADAVSVAYSGTGALKTDFTRTGKRTRLGAFNDFMNSASRYYQNNLTDGPRQDSYDLFLGGFKPHVASIKSPFPDRRPVYIQLIPMIICAAITVLGATIFFPKDRFASGRNMLYFAGAAVILALSTKFLFNNGIQYVNWPKLVDVGFLVVHQTHDKEQQFKGLKYAQSPRFSKPDPLKRD from the coding sequence aTGACAGGTCCATTAGTGTACGTTCAAAACGCAGATGgtatcttcttcaagacaGCTGAAGGTAAGGGAAGTAATGATGCAGTGATTCATTTGGCTAATCAAGACCAAATTGTTCGAGTCCTTGGTGCAGGAGAATTCCCAGCTCAAGGTGAAGTGGTCAAGATTGCTTCCTTGATGGGGTTCATCAAGCTCAAATTGAACAGGTATGCTATTATTGCGAATACCGTGGAAGAGACAGGCAGGTTAAATGGACACGTCTTTTATAAGATATTGCAGCATTCTGTGGTTCCCTCCAAGCTCAACTCAAGAATCGATTCGGAAGAAGCCGAATATATCAAGCTGTTGGAATTACACTTGAAGAATTCTacgttttatttttcatacaCTTATGATTTGACCAACTCGTTacaaagaaatgaaaaaattgggCCCGTATCCTCTTGGAAAACTGCCGATGAGCGTTTTTTCTGGAACCATTATTTAACTGAAGACTTGAGAAATTTTGCCGTTAAGGATTCTAGAATCGATGCCTTTATTCAACCTGTTATCTATGGGTATGCCAAGACTGTGGACTCCATTCTGAATAATACCCCTATTGTCCTCGGTTTAATTACCAGACGTAGTATATTCAGAGCAGGTACAAGATACTTCCGTCGTGGTGTTGACCAAGAAGGTAACGTCGGTAACTTCAACGAAACCGAACAAATCTTACTAGCTGAAAACCCGGAGAGTGAAAAAACACAtgttttctcctttttACAAACAAGAGGGTCTGTTCCAATATATTGGGCAGAAATTAATAATCTAAACTACAAGCCAAACTTAGTCCTTGGCGAAAATTCATTAGACGCCACCAAAAAGCATTTTgatcaacaaaagaagctGTATGGTGACAACTACTTAGTTAATCTAGTTAACCAAAAGGGCCATGAATTACCTGTGAAAGAAGGCTATGAATCTGCCGTGCATGCATTGGACGATCCAAAGATTCATTACGTctattttgatttccatCATGAGTGCCGTAAGATGCAATGGCATAGGGTCAAGCTTTTAATTGATCACTTAGAAAAATTAGGTTTGTCTAACAAAGATTTCTTCCACAAGGTTATTGATTCTAATGGTGAGACCATTGATATCATTAATGAGCAACATTCTGTCGTAAGAACCAATTGCATGGATTGTTTGGATAGAACAAATGTCGTTCAATCAGTTTTAGCACAATGGGTCTTGCAGAAGGAATTCGAAACTGCCAGCGTCATTCCTGCTGAGACCACGTGGGAAGATAGCGCTCCATTACTATCCTCCTATCAAAATTTGTGGGCAGATAATGCGGATGCAGTCAGTGTCGCTTACTCAGGTACCGGTGCCTTGAAGACTGATTTTACAAGAACTGGTAAACGTACGCGTTTAGGTGCgttcaatgattttatgAATTCGGCGTCACGTTATTACCAAAACAATTTAACCGACGGTCCAAGACAAGATTCGTATGATTTGTTTCTTGGCGGGTTTAAGCCACATGTGGCTTCTATCAAGTCACCGTTCCCCGACAGAAGGCCTGTGTATATTCAGCTGATTCCAATGATTATTTGCGCAGCAATAACCGTTTTAGGTGCCACGATTTTCTTCCCTAAGGATAGATTTGCCAGTGGCAGGAATATGTTGTATTTCGCGGGTGCCGCAGTCATCTTGGCGCTGTCAACCAAGTTTTTGTTCAACAATGGTATCCAGTATGTCAACTGGCCTAAGTTAGTTGATGTTGGATTCTTAGTCGTTCACCAAACACACGATAAAGAGCAGCAGTTTAAGGGTTTGAAATATGCACAAAGTCCTAGATTTTCTAAACCAGATCCTTTAAAGAGAGATTGA
- the TRP3 gene encoding bifunctional anthranilate synthase/indole-3-glycerol-phosphate synthase has protein sequence MSVHAATNPINKHVVLIDNYDSFTWNIYEYLCQEGAKVDVYRNDAITVDEIAALSPDTLLISPGPGHPKTDSGISRDCIKYFAGKIPVFGICMGQQCMFDVFGGEVAYAGEIVHGKTSPISHDNKGIFKNVPQGIAVTRYHSLAGTEQSLPSCLKVTASTENGIIMGVRXKKYTVEGVQFHPESILTEEGHLMIRNILSINGGNWEENGLSPSNSILDRIYAQRKIDVNEQSKVPGFTMQDLQSNYNLGLAPPVQNFYAKLSSSHNRAVVLAEVKRASPSKGPICLKAVAAEQALKYADAGASAISALTEPHWFHGSLQDLANVRRILDLKFSPEERPCVLRKEFIFSKYQILEARLGGADTVLLIVKMLSQPLLKELYDYSKDLDMEPLVEVNSKDELKRALEINAKVIGVNNRDLHSFNVDLNTTSNLVESTPKDTLLIALSGITTREDAEKYKKEGVHGFLVGEALMRSNDVNKFIHELCE, from the coding sequence atgtctGTGCACGCTGCTACAAACCCAATCAATAAGCATGTGGTTCTGATTGACAACTACGATTCCTTCACCTGGAACATTTATGAGTACTTGTGCCAAGAGGGCGCCAAAGTCGACGTCTACCGTAACGATGCCATCACAGTGGATGAAATTGCAGCTTTGAGCCCCGATACGCTGCTCATCTCGCCTGGGCCAGGCCATCCAAAGACAGATTCAGGTATTTCAAGAGACTGTATAAAGTACTTTGCTGGGAAGATTCCCGTCTTCGGGATCTGCATGGGCCAACAGTGCATGTTTGACGTATTTGGCGGTGAAGTCGCATACGCCGGTGAAATTGTCCACGGTAAGACTTCTCCCATCAGTCACGACAACAAAgggattttcaaaaatgtgCCCCAAGGTATTGCTGTGACTAGATACCATTCTTTGGCCGGTACCGAACAATCTCTTCCATCGTGCCTAAAAGTTACTGCCAGCACGGAAAACGGTATTATCATGGGTGTAAGGCAMAAGAAGTACACCGTGGAAGGTGTGCAATTTCATCCGGAATCCATCTTGACCGAGGAAGGCCATTTGATGATTAGAAATATCTTGAGCATCAACGGTGGAAATTGGGAGGAAAACGGGTTGTCTCCTTCAAACTCTATTTTGGATCGTATATACGCACAGCGTAAGATTGACGTTAACGAGCAATCCAAGGTTCCCGGTTTCACCATGCAAGACCTGCAATCGAACTATAATTTAGGCCTTGCTCCCCCAGTACAGAATTTCTACGCGAAATTGTCATCGTCCCACAACAGAGCCGTGGTTCTTGCTGAAGTGAAACGTGCTTCTCCATCAAAGGGTCCTATTTGCCTAAAGGCTGTCGCCGCTGAACAGGCTTTGAAATATGCGGACGCTGGGGCTTCCGCCATCTCCGCACTGACTGAACCTCACTGGTTCCACGGGTCGCTACAGGATTTGGCCAATGTCAGAAGAATCCTAGATTTGAAGTTCTCCCCCGAGGAGAGGCCTTGTGTCctaagaaaagaatttatCTTTAGCAAGTACCAAATCCTAGAAGCAAGATTAGGCGGGGCGGACACCGTTCTTCTCATAGTTAAGATGCTATCTCAACCCTTGTTAAAGGAGCTATACGACTACAGTAAAGATTTGGACATGGAACCTCTTGTTGAAGTAAACTCCAAAGACGAACTAAAGAGGGCTTTAGAAATCAACGCTAAGGTCATAGGTGTCAATAATAGAGACCTTCACTCATTTAATGTAGATCTAAACACCACCAGTAATCTTGTGGAATCTACTCCAAAGGACACTCTTTTGATCGCACTTTCTGGAATAACCACAAGGGAAGATGCagaaaagtataaaaaGGAAGGTGTTCATGGATTTTTGGTAGGCGAGGCTTTAATGAGATCTAATGACGTAAATAAGTTCATTCATGAATTATGCGAGTGA